In Comamonadaceae bacterium OS-1, a single window of DNA contains:
- the menE gene encoding 2-succinylbenzoate--CoA ligase: MSAPTYRPLRFGVTHVTTRDTPEGVRYVRAAQDLQPYPTRLTDRLAHWAQTTPDQTWMAQRVKNADGSLGDWRHITYAQAWQSARNIAQALHGLDLSPERPVVILSENDLDHALLSLGCLVAGVPQCTVSTAYSTISQDFDKLRHVLTTLTPGLVFASNGERFARAITTTVGPDVHVVLGSGSIPGRSTMPFSTLLNTPATPAVDAAHAAITGDHIAKFMFTSGSTKLPKAVIVTHGMWSANMQQMNQAMPVMAETPLVLVDWLPWNHTFGGNHNFGIVIYNGGTLYLDEGKPTPKGMAETIRNLREIAPTVYFNVPTGFEVLAEAMQTDDLLRKNLLSRVKMFFFAAAALSQPIWDALFATAEREVGERIVMNTGLGMTECTPYCLGVNSHHVKAGYVGVPAPGLELKLVPVDGKTEARYRGPNITPGYWRNPEATRDSFDDEGFFCSGDAVQWIDPNDLHQGLKFDGRIAEDFKLSTGTFVSVGPMRAKVIAAGAPYVQDVVLTGINMKELGALLLPTAACRSMSGLPDSASMAEVLHSAPVQAHFQTLLNTLAASATGSATRIARALLLAEPPSLDKGEITDKGSINQRAVLQHRAALVEALHADTASHILKPAPLSTGATA, translated from the coding sequence ATGTCCGCCCCCACCTACCGCCCCCTGCGCTTCGGCGTCACCCATGTCACCACCCGTGACACGCCCGAAGGCGTGCGTTATGTGCGGGCCGCGCAAGACCTGCAGCCCTACCCCACCCGCCTGACCGACCGGCTGGCGCACTGGGCCCAGACCACGCCCGACCAGACCTGGATGGCCCAGCGCGTGAAAAACGCCGACGGCAGCCTGGGCGACTGGCGGCACATCACGTATGCACAGGCCTGGCAATCGGCCCGCAACATTGCCCAGGCCCTGCACGGGCTGGACCTCAGCCCCGAGCGGCCCGTGGTGATCCTGAGCGAAAACGACCTGGACCACGCCCTGCTGTCGCTGGGCTGCCTGGTGGCCGGTGTACCGCAGTGCACCGTGTCCACCGCCTACAGCACCATCAGCCAAGACTTCGACAAGCTACGCCACGTACTGACCACGCTGACCCCCGGCCTGGTGTTTGCCAGCAACGGCGAACGCTTTGCCCGCGCCATCACCACCACCGTGGGGCCCGACGTGCACGTGGTGCTGGGCAGCGGCAGCATCCCCGGGCGCAGCACCATGCCCTTCAGCACGCTGCTCAACACCCCCGCCACCCCGGCGGTGGATGCAGCGCACGCCGCCATCACTGGCGACCACATTGCCAAGTTCATGTTCACCTCGGGCTCGACCAAGCTGCCCAAGGCGGTGATCGTGACGCACGGCATGTGGAGCGCCAACATGCAGCAGATGAACCAGGCCATGCCGGTGATGGCCGAGACCCCGCTGGTGCTGGTGGACTGGCTGCCCTGGAACCACACCTTTGGCGGCAACCACAACTTTGGCATCGTCATCTACAACGGCGGCACCCTGTACCTGGACGAAGGCAAACCCACGCCCAAGGGCATGGCGGAAACCATCCGCAACCTGCGCGAAATTGCGCCCACCGTCTACTTCAACGTGCCCACCGGCTTCGAGGTGCTGGCCGAAGCCATGCAGACCGACGACCTGCTGCGCAAAAACCTGCTCAGCCGCGTCAAGATGTTCTTCTTTGCCGCCGCCGCCCTGTCGCAGCCGATCTGGGATGCGCTGTTTGCTACCGCCGAGCGCGAAGTGGGCGAGCGCATCGTGATGAACACCGGCCTGGGCATGACCGAATGCACGCCCTACTGCCTGGGGGTCAACAGCCACCACGTCAAGGCCGGGTACGTGGGCGTGCCCGCGCCTGGCCTGGAGCTCAAGCTGGTGCCCGTGGACGGCAAGACCGAGGCCCGCTACCGCGGCCCCAACATCACCCCCGGCTACTGGCGCAACCCCGAGGCCACCCGCGACAGCTTTGACGACGAGGGCTTCTTCTGCTCGGGCGACGCGGTGCAATGGATAGACCCGAACGACCTGCACCAGGGCCTGAAGTTCGACGGCCGCATCGCCGAAGACTTCAAGCTCAGCACCGGCACCTTCGTCAGCGTGGGCCCCATGCGCGCCAAGGTGATTGCCGCCGGTGCACCCTATGTGCAAGACGTGGTACTCACCGGCATCAACATGAAAGAGCTCGGCGCGTTGCTGCTGCCCACCGCCGCCTGCCGCAGCATGAGCGGCCTGCCCGACAGCGCCAGCATGGCCGAAGTGCTGCACAGCGCGCCGGTGCAAGCCCACTTCCAGACCCTGCTCAACACCCTGGCCGCCAGCGCCACCGGCAGCGCCACCCGCATCGCCCGCGCCTTGCTGCTGGCCGAGCCGCCCTCGCTGGACAAGGGCGAGATCACCGACAAGGGCTCGATCAACCAGCGCGCGGTGCTGCAACACCGCGCCGCCCTGGTCGAAGCCCTGCATGCCGACACCGCCAGCCACATCCTCAAACCCGCACCGCTTTCTACTGGAGCCACCGCATGA
- the dmdD gene encoding methylthioacryloyl-CoA hydratase, with product MTTHNPDISLEICGDDREIAVIRLTRPTKRNALNDGLILALRNLLDGLPASVRAAVLDGEGPHFCSGLDLSELKDRDAGQGLHHSRMWHAALERVQFGPVPVVAALHGAVVGGGLELASACHIRVADESTFYALPEGSRGIFVGGGGAVRIPRLIGTARMTDMMMTGRVYNAADGERIGMAQYLVPNGEAFAKALELAKRIAQNAPLTNYALMHALPRIAEQPADQGFLTEAMMAAIAQSAPEAKERVRAFLDGRAAKVQKA from the coding sequence ATGACTACACACAACCCTGACATCTCTCTTGAAATCTGCGGCGACGACCGAGAAATCGCGGTCATCCGCCTGACCCGCCCCACCAAGCGCAACGCGCTGAACGACGGCCTGATCCTGGCGTTGCGCAACCTGCTCGACGGCCTGCCCGCCAGCGTGCGTGCCGCCGTCCTCGACGGCGAAGGCCCGCACTTCTGTTCCGGCCTGGACCTGAGCGAACTGAAAGACCGCGACGCAGGCCAGGGCCTGCACCATTCCCGCATGTGGCACGCCGCGCTGGAGCGCGTGCAGTTCGGCCCGGTGCCGGTGGTGGCGGCGCTGCATGGCGCGGTGGTCGGCGGCGGGCTGGAGCTGGCCAGCGCCTGCCACATCCGTGTGGCCGATGAGTCCACCTTCTACGCCCTGCCCGAAGGCTCGCGGGGCATCTTTGTGGGTGGTGGCGGCGCAGTGCGCATTCCGCGCCTGATCGGCACCGCCCGCATGACCGACATGATGATGACGGGCCGCGTCTACAACGCGGCCGACGGCGAACGCATCGGCATGGCGCAGTACCTGGTGCCCAACGGCGAAGCCTTTGCCAAGGCACTGGAACTGGCCAAGCGCATCGCCCAAAACGCACCGCTGACCAACTACGCGCTGATGCACGCCCTGCCCCGCATCGCCGAGCAACCGGCCGACCAGGGCTTCCTTACCGAAGCCATGATGGCCGCGATTGCCCAGAGCGCGCCCGAAGCCAAGGAACGCGTGCGCGCCTTCCTGGACGGACGGGCAGCCAAAGTCCAAAAAGCCTAA
- the atoB gene encoding acetyl-CoA acetyltransferase, whose protein sequence is MSAYIPYGVYWSTPFAKWQGSLANLNALPLAASVGKQALAARGFDMAQIDLAILGLTNPQKGSFYGLPYVTGLMGIDRVAGPTIQQACATSVRALQMAAQEVQCGTASSALLVMADRQSNGPVVYYPDSSGTGGYGVTEHWVPDNMGHDPYAKNPMLQTGENVAARYGISTAEQHDLKLHRYGQYQQALADDRAFQKRYMADVPLTDSKFRKQTGVLSADEGIFPTTAEGLAKLKPVKEGGTVTFGGQTHPADGNAGAIVTTRDLARAASLNPNIEVEILGFGQARVEPGYMPMAPSPAAFNALKNAGLSIADIHAIKTHNPFAVNDIALARDTGFAWEKMNNYGSSIIWGHPQAPTGLRAIIELIEELVLRGGGVGLFTGCAAGDSGYATILRVTDRTKA, encoded by the coding sequence ATGTCCGCATACATCCCCTACGGGGTTTACTGGTCTACCCCGTTTGCCAAATGGCAGGGTTCGCTGGCCAACCTGAATGCTTTGCCGCTGGCCGCCAGCGTAGGCAAGCAAGCCCTGGCCGCACGCGGCTTTGACATGGCGCAGATCGACCTGGCCATCCTGGGCCTGACCAATCCGCAAAAAGGCAGCTTCTACGGCCTGCCGTACGTCACCGGCCTGATGGGCATCGACCGCGTGGCCGGGCCGACCATCCAGCAGGCCTGCGCCACCAGTGTGCGCGCCCTGCAGATGGCGGCGCAGGAAGTGCAGTGCGGCACCGCCAGCAGCGCGCTGCTGGTGATGGCCGACCGCCAGTCCAACGGCCCGGTGGTTTACTACCCCGACTCCAGCGGTACCGGCGGCTATGGCGTGACCGAGCACTGGGTGCCCGACAACATGGGCCATGACCCGTACGCCAAAAACCCCATGCTGCAAACCGGCGAAAACGTGGCCGCGCGTTACGGCATCAGCACTGCCGAGCAACACGACCTCAAGCTGCACCGCTACGGCCAGTACCAGCAGGCGCTGGCTGACGACCGGGCGTTTCAGAAGCGGTATATGGCCGATGTGCCTTTGACCGACTCCAAGTTCCGCAAGCAAACCGGTGTGCTGAGTGCCGACGAAGGCATCTTCCCCACCACCGCCGAAGGGCTGGCGAAATTGAAGCCGGTCAAAGAAGGCGGCACGGTGACCTTCGGCGGCCAAACCCACCCAGCCGACGGCAATGCCGGGGCTATCGTCACCACACGCGACCTGGCCCGCGCCGCATCCTTGAACCCGAACATCGAAGTGGAAATCCTGGGCTTCGGCCAGGCCCGCGTGGAGCCCGGCTACATGCCCATGGCCCCGTCGCCCGCCGCCTTTAACGCCCTCAAAAACGCAGGTCTGTCGATTGCCGACATCCACGCCATCAAAACCCACAACCCCTTCGCGGTGAACGACATCGCCCTGGCCCGCGACACCGGTTTTGCCTGGGAAAAGATGAACAACTATGGCAGCTCCATCATCTGGGGCCACCCGCAAGCCCCCACCGGCCTGCGCGCCATCATCGAGCTGATCGAAGAGCTGGTGCTGCGCGGCGGCGGCGTGGGCCTGTTCACCGGCTGCGCAGCGGGTGACAGCGGCTATGCAACCATTCTTCGTGTCACCGACCGGACCAAGGCGTAA
- the pcaF_1 gene encoding beta-ketoadipyl-CoA thiolase codes for MQHFSAKLDAWIVDGVRTPLVDYCGPLGGVSPTDMGIKVARAVFARSGVPAADVDSVVTGSMAQADFDAFVLPRHIGLYAGVPIATPSILVQRICGTGFELFRQAADQITLGYANLALVVGTESMTRNPIAAYTHRSGFRLGAPVEFKDFLIEALTDTAGPVTMIETAENLAKKYGITRADVDAYAALSFERALKAQADGFLAGEIVPVTSEKFELPGYATRGIQLPRKVAQLDRDTHPRPSPLEALAGLRTVYPGGVQTAGNSSALVDGAVGALVASDAYVRKNGLQPLARLRGAAAAGVPPELMGIGPAPAIRALLERCGLTLDDIGLFEINEAQGAQTIAVERELGLDRDKLNVNGGAIALGHPLAATGVRLTVTLARELRRRGLRYGISSACVGGGQGMALLIENPEYLKD; via the coding sequence ATGCAACACTTTTCAGCCAAATTAGACGCGTGGATCGTGGACGGCGTGCGCACGCCGTTGGTGGACTACTGCGGCCCCCTGGGCGGCGTATCGCCCACCGACATGGGTATCAAGGTGGCCCGCGCCGTGTTCGCGCGCAGCGGTGTGCCCGCGGCGGATGTGGACTCGGTCGTCACCGGCTCCATGGCGCAGGCCGACTTCGATGCCTTTGTGCTGCCGCGCCACATCGGCCTGTACGCGGGCGTGCCCATCGCCACGCCTTCCATCCTGGTGCAGCGCATCTGCGGCACCGGCTTTGAGCTGTTCCGCCAGGCCGCCGACCAGATCACCCTGGGCTATGCCAATTTGGCTCTGGTGGTCGGCACCGAGTCCATGACGCGCAACCCCATTGCCGCCTACACCCACCGCAGCGGCTTCCGGCTGGGCGCGCCGGTGGAGTTCAAAGACTTCTTGATCGAAGCCCTGACCGATACCGCAGGCCCGGTCACCATGATCGAAACGGCGGAGAACCTGGCGAAGAAATACGGCATCACCCGCGCCGATGTAGATGCGTATGCCGCGCTGTCGTTCGAGCGCGCCCTGAAGGCCCAGGCCGATGGCTTCCTGGCGGGCGAGATCGTGCCCGTCACCAGTGAAAAGTTTGAACTGCCCGGCTACGCCACCCGCGGCATCCAACTGCCGCGCAAGGTGGCCCAGCTGGACCGCGACACCCATCCGCGCCCCTCACCGCTGGAGGCCTTGGCAGGCCTGCGCACCGTCTACCCCGGCGGCGTGCAAACCGCGGGCAACAGCTCGGCCCTGGTCGATGGTGCGGTGGGCGCGCTGGTCGCCAGCGATGCCTACGTGCGGAAAAACGGCCTCCAGCCGCTGGCCCGTTTGCGCGGTGCCGCCGCCGCCGGAGTGCCGCCCGAACTGATGGGCATCGGCCCCGCGCCCGCCATCCGTGCCCTGCTGGAACGCTGCGGCCTGACGCTGGACGACATTGGCCTGTTCGAGATCAACGAGGCCCAGGGCGCGCAAACCATTGCGGTGGAGCGCGAGCTGGGCCTGGACCGCGACAAGCTGAACGTCAACGGCGGCGCGATTGCGCTGGGCCACCCCCTTGCCGCCACCGGCGTGCGCCTCACCGTCACCCTGGCCCGCGAACTGCGCCGCCGGGGGCTGCGCTACGGCATCTCGTCCGCCTGCGTGGGCGGTGGCCAAGGCATGGCACTGCTGATCGAAAACCCTGAATATTTGAAAGACTGA
- the carA_2 gene encoding caffeate CoA-transferase, with the protein MQIITAAQAGALIPDNATIFLGGLAVTSLPEEVLKGVEQTFLGTGHPRNLTTWACGAIGNSKDAGMVHFAHPGMIKRTIAGHFGQTGAEMMKMVFAGEVEAYNFPQGSLSHLTRHIASRSPGLLTKVGLGTFVDPRIEGGKLNSQSTEDLVKLVEFAGEEWLFYPCPQIDVAIIRGTLADENGNITLDKEGVLLEQINIAHAAKACGGIVIAQVERIVQAGSLHPKAVKIPGVSVDYVVVSQPENHMQTIATQFNPALCGDVRVPTSSLEPMALDERKVIARRTAMELKPGAITNLGIGIPAGVPSVAAEEGVSDQLTLSIESGITGGIPAQLGDFGVAYNAEAIIEQSLQFDFYDGGGLDASFLGLAQADYWGNVNVSKFNGRPVGCGGFVNITRSTKKLVFCGTFTAGGLKVQVADGQLTILQEGKSRKFIEKVEQITFNGHDAALRQQEVLFVTERAVFQLTTDGLELTEIAPGVDLERDVLAHMGFKPIMKNVKTMDAGLFSAQWGGLAKAMASKAVQG; encoded by the coding sequence ATGCAAATCATCACTGCCGCACAAGCCGGCGCACTCATCCCAGACAACGCCACCATCTTCCTGGGCGGCCTGGCCGTGACCAGCCTGCCCGAGGAGGTACTCAAGGGCGTGGAGCAGACCTTTTTGGGCACCGGCCACCCGCGCAACCTCACCACCTGGGCCTGCGGAGCCATCGGCAACAGCAAGGACGCAGGCATGGTCCACTTCGCCCACCCCGGCATGATCAAGCGCACCATCGCGGGCCACTTCGGCCAGACCGGTGCCGAGATGATGAAGATGGTGTTTGCGGGCGAGGTCGAGGCCTACAACTTCCCGCAGGGCAGCCTGTCGCACCTCACGCGCCACATCGCCAGCCGCAGCCCCGGCCTGCTGACCAAGGTGGGCCTGGGCACTTTTGTGGACCCGCGCATCGAAGGCGGCAAGCTCAACAGCCAGTCCACCGAAGACCTGGTGAAGCTGGTCGAGTTTGCGGGCGAAGAATGGCTGTTCTACCCCTGCCCCCAAATCGACGTGGCCATCATCCGCGGCACGCTGGCCGATGAAAACGGCAACATCACGCTGGACAAAGAGGGCGTGCTGCTGGAGCAGATCAACATCGCCCACGCGGCCAAGGCCTGCGGCGGCATCGTCATCGCCCAGGTGGAGCGCATCGTGCAAGCGGGCAGCCTGCACCCCAAGGCGGTGAAGATCCCCGGCGTGTCGGTGGACTACGTGGTGGTCAGCCAGCCCGAAAACCACATGCAGACCATCGCCACCCAGTTCAACCCCGCCCTGTGCGGCGACGTGCGCGTGCCCACCAGCTCGCTGGAACCCATGGCGCTGGACGAGCGCAAGGTCATCGCACGCCGCACCGCCATGGAGCTCAAGCCCGGTGCCATCACCAACCTGGGCATCGGCATCCCCGCCGGGGTGCCGTCGGTGGCGGCCGAAGAGGGTGTGTCGGACCAGCTCACCCTGAGCATCGAGAGCGGCATCACCGGCGGCATCCCCGCGCAGCTGGGCGACTTTGGCGTGGCCTACAACGCCGAGGCCATCATCGAGCAGTCGCTGCAATTCGACTTCTACGACGGCGGCGGCCTGGATGCCAGCTTTCTGGGCCTGGCCCAGGCCGACTACTGGGGCAACGTCAACGTGAGCAAGTTCAATGGCCGCCCGGTGGGCTGCGGCGGCTTCGTCAACATCACCCGCTCCACCAAGAAACTGGTGTTCTGCGGCACCTTCACCGCCGGTGGTTTGAAGGTGCAGGTCGCCGACGGCCAGCTCACCATCCTGCAAGAAGGCAAGTCGCGCAAGTTCATCGAAAAGGTCGAGCAAATCACCTTCAACGGCCACGATGCCGCCCTGCGCCAGCAAGAAGTGCTGTTCGTCACCGAGCGCGCCGTGTTCCAGCTCACCACCGACGGCCTGGAGCTGACCGAGATCGCCCCCGGCGTGGACCTGGAGCGTGACGTGCTGGCCCACATGGGCTTCAAGCCCATCATGAAGAACGTCAAGACCATGGACGCGGGGCTGTTCAGCGCGCAGTGGGGCGGGCTGGCGAAGGCGATGGCGAGCAAGGCTGTGCAGGGCTAG
- the dctM_1 gene encoding C4-dicarboxylate TRAP transporter large permease protein DctM: MELAVLSLSFLLFLVLGVPVAFAIGLSCLATFAVEGLPLATAMQMMVSGMNVFSFLAIPFFIFSGELMLHGGIADKILDFARSMVGHMKGGLGLANVMASTLFGGVSGSPIADTSAMGGVLIPIMKREGYSADYAVNVTTHASLTGALMPTSHNMIIYAFAAQAASGMIGGHVIRGVSIGDLMFAGLVPVFWIMVCMLIAAYWQAVRNGFPKRADGSSMLEKFPGWGAVLRTFIAAIPGLMVIGVILGCVMGGVATATEAAAIAVAYSLLLTSLIYRTMSRAKVVMALKKASKTTGVILLLIGVSNMLRWQMAYLEIPDAIEAALLHATTTPWLMLLYINIIQIFLGIFLDMAAHILITTPLFLPLAIQMGVGPVQFGMMLLLNCALGLVHPPVGTVQFVGCAIGNISIGEATKTAWPYYLAIWVAINLVTYVPAFSTWLPSLITGHPVF, encoded by the coding sequence ATGGAACTCGCCGTACTTTCCCTGAGCTTTTTGCTCTTTCTGGTGCTTGGAGTGCCAGTGGCGTTTGCCATTGGCCTGAGCTGTCTGGCCACCTTTGCGGTGGAAGGCCTGCCACTGGCCACCGCCATGCAGATGATGGTGTCGGGCATGAACGTTTTTTCGTTCCTGGCCATTCCGTTCTTCATCTTCTCGGGCGAGCTGATGCTGCACGGCGGCATTGCCGACAAGATCCTGGACTTCGCGCGCAGCATGGTCGGCCACATGAAGGGCGGGCTGGGCCTGGCCAACGTGATGGCCAGCACGCTGTTTGGCGGTGTCTCGGGCTCCCCCATTGCCGACACGTCGGCCATGGGCGGCGTGCTGATCCCCATCATGAAGCGCGAAGGCTACAGCGCCGACTACGCGGTCAACGTCACCACCCATGCGTCGCTCACCGGCGCGCTGATGCCCACCTCGCACAACATGATCATCTATGCGTTTGCTGCCCAGGCAGCCAGCGGCATGATCGGTGGCCATGTGATCCGCGGTGTGTCGATCGGCGACCTGATGTTTGCCGGGCTGGTGCCGGTGTTCTGGATCATGGTCTGCATGCTGATCGCCGCCTACTGGCAGGCCGTGCGCAATGGCTTTCCCAAGCGGGCCGATGGCTCGTCCATGCTGGAGAAGTTCCCCGGCTGGGGTGCTGTGCTGCGCACCTTCATCGCGGCCATTCCCGGCCTGATGGTGATTGGCGTGATTCTGGGCTGTGTGATGGGTGGGGTGGCCACGGCCACCGAGGCAGCGGCGATTGCCGTGGCCTACTCGCTGCTGCTGACCAGCCTGATCTACCGCACCATGAGCCGTGCCAAGGTGGTGATGGCGCTGAAAAAGGCGTCAAAAACCACCGGCGTGATCCTGCTGCTGATCGGCGTGTCGAACATGCTGCGCTGGCAAATGGCGTACCTGGAAATTCCGGATGCGATCGAGGCTGCGCTGCTGCACGCCACCACCACCCCGTGGCTGATGCTGCTGTACATCAACATCATCCAGATTTTCCTGGGCATCTTCCTGGACATGGCCGCCCACATCCTGATCACCACGCCACTGTTTCTGCCACTGGCCATCCAGATGGGCGTGGGCCCGGTGCAGTTCGGCATGATGCTGCTGCTGAACTGCGCGCTGGGCCTGGTCCATCCGCCGGTAGGGACGGTGCAATTTGTCGGCTGTGCCATTGGCAATATTTCGATTGGTGAGGCAACCAAAACCGCGTGGCCCTACTACCTGGCGATATGGGTGGCCATCAACCTGGTGACCTATGTGCCAGCGTTCTCCACCTGGCTGCCGTCGCTGATCACCGGGCACCCGGTGTTCTAG
- the yiaM_1 gene encoding 2,3-diketo-L-gulonate TRAP transporter small permease protein YiaM, with protein sequence MELFNSICAHLSNGVLRLASICLAALGIVVIYGVIMRYGFSDAPAYVEQVALLLVISVAMFGAAAGVHDAGHIGLDSAVKMLSEKGQFWCGVIVDVLTIAFALVLLWGSLEMAISTHKDTIPTLGISEAYRYMPVMIAGVLIVLFAIKHLLTVFTQPPSTASTTTKAA encoded by the coding sequence ATGGAATTATTCAATTCAATCTGCGCCCACCTGTCGAACGGGGTGTTGCGCCTGGCCAGCATCTGCCTGGCTGCTCTGGGCATCGTGGTCATCTACGGTGTCATCATGCGCTACGGCTTCAGCGACGCACCGGCCTACGTGGAACAAGTCGCGCTGCTGCTGGTGATCTCGGTGGCCATGTTTGGCGCGGCTGCCGGGGTGCACGATGCCGGCCATATCGGCCTGGACTCGGCGGTCAAGATGCTGTCGGAAAAAGGGCAGTTCTGGTGCGGCGTCATCGTCGATGTGCTGACCATCGCTTTCGCCCTGGTTCTGCTCTGGGGCAGCCTGGAGATGGCCATTTCCACCCACAAGGACACCATTCCCACGCTGGGCATCTCTGAAGCCTACCGCTACATGCCGGTGATGATCGCCGGCGTCCTGATCGTCCTGTTTGCCATCAAGCATCTGCTGACCGTCTTCACGCAACCACCGAGCACGGCCTCGACCACAACCAAGGCCGCCTGA
- a CDS encoding solute-binding protein, whose amino-acid sequence MKNFHRPLISLIAAAALCALSGTAAARNFRSADVHSKDFPTNMAVKYMGEQLSKATDGKDNIKVFGDSSLGGEKDTVEQVKIGAIDMVRVSLASFNGIVPESMVPSFPFIFRDIEHFRKAIYGAEGDKILAAFDKSGFIGLAMYESGSRSMYAKKPIKSVADMKGMKIRVQQSDLAVSMVTAMGASPAPMPMAEVYSGLKTGLVDAAENNIPSYEEAKHYESAGFFSETMHVMTPEVLVFSKKVWDTLTPAEQVALRKAAKESVTYYVTLWEAKEKDAKAAVLKGGAKIIPSSEIDKKSFVDAEKPVWDKFATTPELKALVQGIVNTK is encoded by the coding sequence ATGAAGAATTTCCACCGCCCCCTGATCAGCTTGATCGCCGCTGCCGCCCTGTGCGCCCTCAGCGGCACGGCTGCCGCCCGCAATTTCCGTTCGGCCGACGTGCATTCCAAAGATTTCCCGACCAATATGGCGGTGAAGTACATGGGCGAGCAGCTCAGCAAGGCCACCGACGGCAAGGACAACATCAAGGTGTTTGGCGACAGCTCGCTGGGTGGCGAGAAAGACACCGTCGAGCAGGTCAAGATCGGTGCCATCGACATGGTGCGCGTCAGCCTGGCATCGTTCAACGGCATCGTGCCCGAGTCGATGGTGCCTTCGTTCCCGTTCATCTTCCGTGACATCGAGCACTTCCGCAAAGCCATCTACGGTGCCGAAGGCGACAAGATCCTGGCCGCGTTCGACAAGTCCGGCTTCATCGGCCTGGCCATGTACGAGAGCGGTTCGCGCTCGATGTACGCCAAGAAGCCCATCAAGTCGGTGGCCGACATGAAGGGCATGAAAATCCGCGTGCAGCAGTCGGACCTGGCCGTCAGCATGGTCACCGCCATGGGCGCATCGCCTGCCCCCATGCCCATGGCCGAGGTGTACTCGGGCCTGAAGACCGGTCTGGTCGATGCCGCTGAAAACAACATCCCCTCGTACGAAGAAGCCAAGCACTACGAGTCGGCCGGTTTCTTCTCGGAAACCATGCACGTCATGACCCCCGAAGTGCTGGTGTTCTCCAAGAAAGTCTGGGACACGCTGACCCCGGCTGAGCAAGTCGCTTTGCGCAAGGCAGCCAAAGAGTCCGTCACCTACTACGTCACCCTGTGGGAAGCCAAGGAAAAAGATGCCAAGGCAGCCGTGCTCAAGGGCGGTGCCAAGATCATCCCATCGTCCGAAATCGACAAAAAGAGCTTTGTGGATGCCGAAAAGCCCGTCTGGGACAAGTTTGCCACCACGCCTGAGCTGAAGGCTCTGGTGCAGGGCATCGTCAACACCAAGTAA
- the nanR gene encoding HTH-type transcriptional repressor NanR, which produces MASAQTLAKLDPSLAASSARSTPIPPPSPPSSAALARPRRTRGLVFEIVDALVADIRKGQLHPGDKLPTEAEFMARFEVSRTVVREAISKLQASGLVETRHGIGTFVIEPPDTRNFKIAPEDFATVADVIALLELRISLETEAAGLAAQRRTPANLAQLELALKDFKDAIPLESDGVPADFQFHMEVARATGNQHFADLMTYLGTMIIPRTRVKTLENVPEGRLAYLLKVHGEHESIYHAIRDQDSDSARAAMRTHLSNSRERLRKSQPLDAAK; this is translated from the coding sequence ATGGCATCCGCACAAACCCTTGCAAAACTGGACCCCAGCCTCGCCGCATCCAGCGCCCGCTCCACGCCCATCCCTCCGCCCTCGCCGCCCTCCTCCGCCGCGTTGGCCCGCCCGCGGCGCACGCGGGGCCTGGTGTTTGAAATCGTGGACGCGCTGGTCGCCGACATCCGCAAGGGCCAGCTGCACCCCGGCGACAAGCTGCCCACCGAGGCCGAGTTCATGGCCCGCTTCGAGGTCAGCCGCACGGTGGTGCGCGAAGCCATCTCCAAGCTGCAGGCCTCGGGCCTGGTGGAAACGCGGCACGGCATCGGGACCTTTGTGATCGAGCCGCCCGACACCCGCAACTTCAAGATCGCCCCCGAAGACTTCGCCACCGTGGCCGACGTGATTGCCCTGCTGGAGCTGCGCATCAGCCTGGAAACCGAGGCCGCAGGGCTGGCGGCCCAGCGGCGCACCCCGGCCAATCTGGCCCAGCTGGAGCTGGCGCTGAAAGACTTCAAGGACGCGATTCCGCTCGAGTCCGACGGCGTACCTGCCGACTTTCAGTTCCATATGGAAGTGGCCCGCGCCACCGGCAACCAGCACTTCGCCGATCTGATGACCTACCTGGGCACCATGATCATCCCGCGCACCCGTGTCAAAACCCTGGAAAACGTGCCCGAAGGACGGCTGGCCTACCTGCTCAAGGTACATGGCGAGCACGAAAGCATCTACCACGCCATCCGCGACCAGGACAGCGACTCGGCCCGCGCCGCCATGCGCACCCACTTGTCGAACAGCCGCGAACGGCTGCGCAAAAGCCAGCCCCTGGACGCCGCCAAGTAG